The following are encoded together in the Parabacteroides chongii genome:
- a CDS encoding glycoside hydrolase family 20 protein: MNKLSKLTLLCAAFAGMMACSDGKVAKGDYGIIPLPQEVSMINGGSFVLTPSTSIVYPEGNDLLKQAGEFLAAYIKEATGYAPKVVTAKGSKPIHLSIDKSISNPEGYRLTVTPEGIELAGASEAGVFYGIQTLRKSIPAVAEGMNIELPSVTINDYPRFAYRGMHLDVSRHFFTVDSIKKYIDILALHNMNTFHWHLTDDQGWRIEIKKYPELTKIGSQRKQTVIGHNTGEYDGKPYGGFYTQDEIRDVIAYAQQRFITIIPEIDLPGHQQAALATYPELGCTGGPYDVWQQWGISDDVICAGNPKSMQFLEDVLSEVIDLFPSEYIHVGGDECPKVRWKTCPKCQARIKAEGIKGDKKHSAEEYLQSSIISQMEKFVESKGRHIIGWDEILEGGLAPNATVMSWRGVDGGIEAAKQHHNVIMTPNTYLYFDYYQSTDTENEPMAIGGYLPLERVYSLEPTAGIPDEYKKYVIGVQANLWTEYIPTFSQVEYMVMPRMAALAEVQWTDPSKKEYQSFLPRLVRMTKLYDRLGYNYAKNIFDIHAEFTTDTENGEIVVNLSTMGDGDIYYTLDGSEPTSASNKYEAPVKIKENATIKAVVVRPAGNSRVFSEKITFSKSTAKPVTLRVAPSKGYEFKGGPEMADGLIGDSNYKTGRWLGFQGKDLDAAIDLKQPVEISKVSFNTNVVKGDWIMGAAGVTVKVSEDGKNFKEVVSKTIPSLKQSDKDGIYPQEVTFAPVKARYVEVIIKSDKLPAWHGGAGNPAYLFVDEISIQ; this comes from the coding sequence ATGAATAAACTAAGCAAACTGACGCTGCTTTGTGCAGCTTTTGCCGGAATGATGGCCTGTTCCGATGGAAAAGTCGCTAAAGGCGATTACGGGATTATTCCCCTGCCCCAGGAAGTATCCATGATCAATGGAGGCTCTTTTGTGTTAACACCTTCTACATCGATTGTCTATCCGGAAGGGAATGATCTGCTGAAACAGGCTGGCGAATTTCTGGCTGCTTATATTAAAGAAGCAACCGGTTATGCTCCGAAAGTCGTTACGGCAAAAGGCTCGAAACCGATCCATCTTTCGATAGACAAAAGCATTTCCAACCCGGAAGGTTACCGTCTGACAGTCACTCCCGAAGGTATCGAACTGGCTGGTGCCAGCGAAGCCGGAGTGTTCTACGGCATACAGACCTTGCGCAAGTCGATCCCGGCTGTTGCCGAAGGAATGAATATCGAACTGCCGTCTGTAACGATCAACGATTATCCCCGTTTTGCCTACCGCGGCATGCATCTCGACGTTTCCCGTCATTTCTTCACAGTGGATTCAATAAAAAAGTATATCGACATACTGGCTCTGCACAATATGAATACATTCCACTGGCATCTGACAGACGACCAGGGCTGGCGTATCGAGATCAAGAAATATCCGGAACTGACAAAAATCGGTTCCCAGCGCAAACAGACCGTGATCGGACATAACACCGGAGAATATGACGGCAAACCTTACGGCGGCTTCTATACACAGGACGAAATCCGTGACGTGATCGCTTATGCCCAGCAACGTTTTATCACGATTATCCCTGAAATCGACCTGCCGGGACACCAGCAGGCTGCATTGGCTACTTATCCGGAACTGGGTTGTACGGGCGGTCCGTATGATGTATGGCAGCAGTGGGGAATTTCTGACGATGTGATCTGTGCCGGAAACCCCAAGTCCATGCAGTTCCTGGAAGATGTGCTCTCAGAAGTGATCGACCTGTTCCCCTCCGAATACATCCATGTCGGCGGTGATGAATGCCCGAAAGTACGTTGGAAAACCTGTCCGAAATGTCAGGCAAGAATCAAGGCGGAAGGCATCAAAGGAGACAAGAAGCACAGTGCGGAAGAATATTTGCAGAGCTCTATAATCTCGCAGATGGAAAAATTCGTGGAAAGCAAAGGCCGTCATATCATCGGTTGGGATGAGATTCTGGAAGGCGGACTGGCACCGAATGCTACGGTTATGAGCTGGCGTGGCGTGGATGGCGGTATCGAAGCAGCCAAACAACACCACAATGTGATCATGACCCCGAATACGTATCTTTATTTCGACTATTACCAGTCTACCGATACGGAAAACGAACCGATGGCTATCGGTGGTTACCTGCCGCTGGAACGGGTTTATTCACTGGAACCGACTGCCGGTATCCCGGATGAATATAAGAAATATGTGATCGGCGTACAGGCTAATCTCTGGACTGAATATATCCCGACTTTCTCACAGGTTGAATATATGGTCATGCCGCGTATGGCTGCTCTGGCAGAAGTGCAGTGGACAGACCCGAGCAAGAAGGAATATCAGAGTTTCCTGCCCCGCCTGGTACGCATGACTAAACTGTATGACCGCCTGGGATACAATTACGCCAAGAATATTTTCGACATCCATGCCGAATTTACGACCGATACGGAAAACGGCGAGATCGTTGTCAACCTGTCGACCATGGGCGACGGCGATATTTATTACACACTGGACGGCAGCGAGCCGACAAGCGCAAGCAATAAATACGAAGCACCTGTAAAGATCAAGGAAAATGCGACGATAAAAGCCGTTGTAGTACGTCCTGCAGGTAACAGCCGCGTATTCTCTGAAAAGATCACGTTCAGCAAATCGACTGCAAAGCCGGTTACGTTGCGCGTTGCACCGAGCAAAGGATATGAGTTCAAAGGCGGTCCCGAAATGGCAGACGGCCTGATCGGCGACAGCAACTACAAGACTGGCCGCTGGTTGGGCTTCCAGGGAAAAGACCTGGATGCGGCGATCGACCTGAAACAGCCGGTTGAAATCAGCAAAGTATCCTTCAATACCAATGTGGTAAAAGGCGATTGGATCATGGGGGCTGCCGGAGTTACCGTCAAGGTTTCCGAAGACGGCAAGAACTTCAAGGAAGTAGTGTCCAAAACAATTCCTTCATTAAAGCAATCGGACAAAGACGGCATCTACCCGCAGGAAGTTACCTTTGCACCGGTAAAAGCCCGTTATGTAGAAGTGATCATCAAGAGCGACAAACTGCCTGCATGGCATGGTGGTGCAGGCAATCCTGCTTATCTGTTCGTTGACGAAATCAGTATTCAATAG